TAGAGGAACTTATTGGTtgctgaaaaaaaaatggaaagaaatgaTTTCTTCATCACAAATTTGCTATGTCcattcaaggaaaagaaaaggaaaaggaaacacTTGTATAAAGAGCACAACACAAGTTTTCAGACATAACTTGTACTAATACGATAAGATTGAATTCGGTCTTGAATTTGAAAAGTAGAAACACCACACATGCTAAAAATATCTACACAAAAGGTTTCGGACCTCTAACCAGGATGGCATATGAAGATTGTCCACAAAAAAGTAGTAGCAATTATTGATGCtttgtttaatgaaataaaaccaTGCTCGTCTCCAGTTGGGGTTTATGTACAAAATTGCAGCTGTTACCAACAGCATCATGATGTATGTCACAACAAAGCTCACATAGAAAACATCTGTATCCATGAAGCCACTTTCTTCTATATCATCCGTTGAAGTCCTTTTTGGTAATGACgaagcttcttcttcttgggTGGTGCAATGTCTTGAGAGTGGTGGTCCACAAAGGAGAGGATTTCCCTCATAGCTACTCTCGTTGAATGTTGAAAATTGTGGAATCATATTAGGTGGTGTTCTACCAGATAGGTTATTGTGGGCTACACTAAAAACTGCCAGAGAATGCAATTGTACAAGTCCAGGAGGGATAGCCCCAGTCAAGCTGTTATTGGAAAGATCCAAACTCTCAACTTCACTCAAGTTTGAAAAAGTTTGTGGGATAGGAcctatcaaaaaattatttgacagGTTCAGTACATGGATATGATTAAGGTTGCCAATTTCCGGAGGAATCTCACCTGTCAAATTGTTGCAAGAGAGATCCATTCCAGACATGATGTTCAAAATGCTTATCGGGTAAGAATAGGATACACTCTTTGTTGTAATCTCTAAAGGCTCTCGAATCAAATACCTATCAGGATATATTCTAAGATTGCTGTACCAAATACTGCTTCTAAATCTTAGACAAGGGAGGATATGACCAGTAAACTTATTATGAGAAAGATCAATGAAACTCAATTTGTCCAACTTGCACAACTGGTTGGGTATTCTGCCTTCAAGGTTATTATAACCTAAGAGAAGATAGCTCATGTGGGAAAACTCACCAATCCATTCCGAAATGTTGCCAGTCAATTGATTATGGCTAAGATCCAATGTAATGAGCTCAAAGGACTTATGAAATGCATCCTCCAAAGATCCCTGTAATTTATTTTGTGACAAATAAACATGAACTAGTGGCAAAGAGCTAAAACAAGATGGCAGCTTTCCAGAGATGTTGTTTTCTGAGAGATCCAAAACTTGAAGAGAAGACATATTGCCAAACGAAGAGGGAATGATACCGTTGAAGTGGTTTTTAGACATGGATAAAAATGTCAAACTTGGGAAATATGCTCCAATTTCAGTTGGGATGTGGCCGTCCAAGTGATTGTCAGAAATATCTAATTGTGACAAACTCACATGGGGATGAATTGGCAACTGGAAAGGTCCTGAAAGAGAATTGTTGACCAGGAAAAGTTCATGTAGGTTTGTGTTGTTCTCTAGCAACCAATTTGGAACCCCTCCCCTCATTTTcatgttagaaaaataaatctccGTCAAGTTGTGTTGATAGAAGAGGAATTTGGGAAAGGGCAATGCTCCACCATATGCTTGACCAGATAAATGAAGTCTCTCTAGTTGGAACTTTGGGATCAAATTGTGCTCCTCTAGCTCTGCACATATTTCATTATTATAACCGAAGAAGAATTTGAGTTCAGAATGGTTGGAAAATGACCTCAATGAGATGGGGATTTGAAAGTTATTGTCCGAAAGTCTTAATTCTTGGATGGATGTCAGAGTTATAAGAGGAGACGAGGAAATATCTCCCCCAAAGTGATTGGAAGAGAGATCTATTTGTTTCAGGGATGTCAAATTTGCCAAACAATTAGGCAAGACACCGGTGAGACTATTATTGCTGATATCAAGACTTTGAAGATGCTTTAACTCGCATAGACCTGAGAATTATCAATTTACAAACTATttaacatgagaaaaaaaaaaaagagagatcagCAAGAGAGATCAGAAAGGACCATCAGACTTACCCTCGGCTATAGGTATGCTGCCACTGAGTCTACAACCATTCATCTTTAAACTCGTCAGAGTAGTAATCCTTCCTATTGTTTGCAGAGAGCTATTATCGAGAGTAGAGGAACTCAAATCCAACTTGTGCAAATTCTTGAGAGAAGGCAAGGCTACGATAAATCAAACCGACAAGAAATGATTAGTATATTTTGAAGAGGATAAAGTAAGGGATACCAATTAGGAGAAGCTCAAGTTGATCTCTATAGCCAAATTAGACATCAGTACATATTGCAACTCACCTTGAGCTAATATTGTTCCTTCGAAATTATTGTTCCCCAGATCAAGTGTCTTGAGGTTTGGGAGTTTTGCCAATGATTGCAGTAATGGAAGTGAAATTCTTCTTCCATTTGCGGTGATATTAAATAAACGAACTGTGCTTAGATTTCCGAAACCTCTAATACCtgcaagagagaagagaaacaaaacaagtttCACACCTTACGAGCAAATCAAAATCGTCCTTACTGCATGGAATCTTGGGTAAAAAGTTAGGTGGGTCGATCGATCCGTGAAGCCACCATCGTTCATGTGGAATATTTAAGTAATACCTTCTGAGAACACAAACTCGTCAATCTCATTTCCGCTGAGATACAGCTTCCTCAAGTTGCTCAAAGCTTCCAATTCTAGGTTGCAGGAAAATAGAACTGATTAGGTCACAGCAAAGCCTTGGAACTCATTTTTTGAAATGGAATAACATGTGAGCAATAATTGGTTTATAAACCTTTCATATTGAATGTTCCTTTCAGATGGTTCTTTTCCAGACCGAGATTCTTGAGAGATGAAAGACCCTTGAAGGATGATAAGATACTGTTATCAAAGCGATTACCTCCCAAGTCAAGATACTCCAAATTGCTCATTTTCAGCACTTCATCCTCACCACCTGTAAGAAATAATTGTACAAGGTTTGATGTAAAAATAGCGAAACTGTGAAAAGATAATGCGTAACTCAAAAATCTTTCGTACCATGAAGGGATTTAAACCCTTCAATGTGATTGCTCGCAATATGCAGATTCCTTAAGTTTGTCAGATTATTCAATCCTGGAAATACGTAGAACATAAATTAATGCTATAAATAATTGCTTTGGAATCATGATTATGTTTGAGACAATTAGTTTAAGAACTGAGATGAGAAAAGCCAGGCTCACCTTCCACGCTTATTGTTCCTTCGATTTCATTATTGTGTAGAGATAAACATTTCAAAGATGAAAGACCACCTAAGGATGAAAAGATGCTGCTGTTGAATTTGTTTTGGCCCAACTCGAGTCTCTCCAAATTGCCAAGGACTGATAGTCTTTCAAAACCTGCATGAGAGTGCATGGTTAGCGTTTAAGCattaaagttataaaacttgtatcaatttctaaaattgcAGCTAAGAGGCAAACCTTCATTCTCAAGACATCCAGCAATACGATTTCCATACAAGTTAAGAGCGTTCAGTTCTGGGAATGGAAGAAACAAAGACGCATTCAGGAGCCAGTCTCCCAGCTCCCAACCCCTTGAGAAAGAAAGGTCTATTTTGACAACTCGAAGTGTGCTGGAGTTGCATTGGACTTGTTTCCATTCGCAGCAGTTAGCATCTCTTTTCCAGGAGTGCAGGAAACTGCCATTTGGGTAACCAAAGGCATGTTTGATTTGCAAGAGAGCAACTCTCTCTTCCTCCAAACAACCATGGCACCGCCACCCTTGTATTAAAACCACCACATTTATAATCATTATCACTGCTAAACACAACCTGTTCAACTCCATTTGAAGAACTTTGCTATTAGTTAATtctcagaaaaaaaacaaaatacacctCTGTCGCCGTAGAAAGTAACTGTCAGAGGTTCTCTTATAGGATAGGATAGCGCAAAGCTTACGTTTTTACAAGACCACGGTCCTCCGGTTAATTTGTAGAGAAATTAACGAGAATTACTCCGTGTGATGTTCAacagattttctttttattttttatttttactttcaagtATGTGTACAGAAGATCTACTTTGTTTGACTTCTCATTAGTTGGTTTCAGACTTGGCATGcgttttcttttagaaaaaaaggaaaaattagatATATGCATGCCCTGTTACTGCTGCATTTAGCGTGCCTCCACTGCACTGTACatcgttaaataaaaaataaattctagaaaGTTCTCTGTTGTAGCATCATGGGTAATATTTCTTGTAAGAAATAGTAAAACAAAATGCACTATGCACTGTTACAGTGATTTTAGTCCACCATTCTTTTAGtcatttcaaaattatcaagatttattttttattttatcatttcatattattttatatgatttcaaaacttataattattttttttacaagttatgATGTattcatgatataaaaaatcatctcttgatatttgatatttcaaaatataatttaatttcatcaagtaaaaattaaaaattgaaacaaaagggACAAGATTttaacacttgaaaaaaaaacagctgtttcttttaatgttcatTGGACATGGAAAACTATAGTTCTatccttgaaatttttattatttgttttctatgttttgagagTTTTATATTTCGgttgtaaattttatttgttttatgtttcgaatcctaaattttttttttaaaaagttattgaaataaaaaagaaaagaaaagaatgattgATTAGCCACATTCTGGctaccaaaaaaatttaatcttggTGTTAATAAGTTCATATTAAATAGAGGAGTTCTATggaaatatataatattgtttttcctttaacaTGTCATGATAAGAAGATTAGAACCCATAaagttttacttaaaaaacaatgcttctcataaaaaaaaaacatgatttcatcaaaataaaaaaaaaatgcatgaataaaaaaaattagattttgattaaaaatatatggtttttttttctttttagttaaaatcaatattgtttttctaaatatttccttgattgttgtttctttttatttaataaactataccgctaataaaaaaatatattttttattaataattttatttcttgttttttttattaacatttatttttattgtgacaTAATTACGTGTGACAGCTCACTTAAAAGATGACTAGTGTTTACAATTTCCATCTAGCAATGCCTATTATATTATCTTGTCTCTCCAAAGCTGACATTCTTGTAACCAAAATCTagaatttcataaataataaataattaaaagggcATTATAATTATACGAAAAAACCAATCAtgaaatgataaagaaaagtcaagtcacatattcataacaaaaaagatgaaaatggaTGGTCCACTCAAAAGTTTATCCTCctacaaattaagaaaaacgattacaaattaacaaatttatcTAATTTAGTTTCCATTTAAACTAATATATTAACTCTCATAAGTGATAAGATGTAGATCTTATAAATCTTAAATGagaaatttatatgaaaaactgTCTTGAATCTTGATAATGCTTTAGTTTTTACGAAGAAAGGATCGAGAAATGGAAATTTAAAGGATTTAAAAGTAATTCCTTGCTGCCTGGCTAGGTAATTGCATTGCAACTGCACTTTGAAATGGCATAATTTCCCACCGACGTCTACAAAatgatatatacatatatagatAACTTATAGTCCATTTCTTCGTGGAAAATGGAAAGTGTTGGCTGTAGAGCTAGCTAGCATCGACATGCATACTGAATTAACGTCAAAATCAGGTTTCAGTCAGCAGTAACAGACAGTGTGTCCACCATGGCTCGAAGGGTGGTGGATATCTACATCCACTGGCCACATCTTCCTCGCCTTAAAGAGGAGATTTGGACCTTGACTTGGAGTCAATTCtccaaaaattaattatcaaccgTTTACTCTGGgctttttattagaaattaagctcggttaattttatttgcataccTATGACAAAGAACATGAAATCCCCTTAAGTACGTCATTATAACAATTAATGAGATTTTGGAACTAAGTATTATATATGGAGTGTTGATGCCTCTAATTACCTATAGTGGATTCAGAAAAACACCACCCGGCATCTCATAGGCAATGATTGATGATCGAAATCCAAACTCCTTTGAAAAATCCACAGCTAGCGCCTAAGACAATTCAACATTTAGAATGAGCTGATTCATGTCTGAAGATCCTGAACTACGAGCACGATAAATATACGAGCATGAGAGATCTGGTGCTTACTTTTCTTATCCATGATAGAAGCTCTACGCCTTGACTCGAAGTCAACTGAGAAAATCTAAACCAACTTTTTCTCAGTAGACTTTTTAGATGGTTTTACAGGGTTCTTGATgcagctttcttttcttttgtcttaGCAGGTGGCCCATCGAGCCATCATCAGGTCAAGCGATGAATGAATGCAGTAACCTTCTTCTTGGTCATAGCGTGTAATTTTCCACAACCAACAACAAGATTGACAGCCATTGCATTATTTTTGGCCGTAGGGAACACGTCGCGCGTTATGACCAGTTCATCTGTCTCTTGTAAAATGTAAGAGTAAAATATTCACATGCAAGACTTTTCAAGGTCTTTTTCAGCATTCCGCAGCTCTCGGGGTCAGGGTTTGATGATTAGTCAACCTGTGGGTTATATTATAATAGCTTCCTGGCAAATTggtctctctgtttttttttttttttttcctttgacaaTTCGGTGTCTTCTCTTTTTTGCCCTTTGAAAGTTCAGGCTGGGCCGAGACATGCAATGTCTGTTTCTTTTACTTTGGATCCTTGGGCTGGGCCATCGCTAAGCATTTGGAAGCCCATGAATATCATCTTAACTCTCCATATTTCGACCGCATTTGCAAGTCTTTTCATCTTTTAGATGACCTATGGTCTCCATAAAAGTTCATAATATACAACCTGCTAATTTCAAATCCcagatttcatttttatatcagtattattgtaatgattgttttttatttaaaaatatattaaaatagtattgtttttaattttttaaaatttatttttgatatcattattTTTGATCTGCTGTTTCTTTCATCCCTAGCTCCATATATAGCTGAGTGGCAGAGATAATTGTAAAATAGctgtatattttaaaatcaggaAAATGGTGAGAATTGCACACATTCTTGTAGTGGTATATATAGGTAGCAGTatgtttaatttgaattcaaaaaacagaTAGAATCTACTCTGTTTcgattaagataaaaaattgaaagaaatataagctagcataaatttcaaaataacaacGGGCAAATAAGTCTCGGAAGCAAAACATTCTGGAGATTTAACATTGTCCCATGAATTTTAGCTTGTCAATCACCCACATGTCTGCAAATTCCACACATCTGCAACAGAAATCTCCAAATTGCACAAGAGAATTGCATCATTGGAAAGGTACAAAACTCTATTTTTCTTGCAAATATAGCTGCTAGTTGCTACTGGGCCCCACAACGTTCACCAAAgcacacaacaaaaatcaaccATTGTTGTCTTGTCCATGCCTTTGGGTCCTGGAACTCGTTTCTCTTTCAAACATCAGAAAGTAAGTAGTTTTAACAAATCCTCAATTCTAAGGAAGGTGGGGACTATATGTCTAGTAAAGGAACTGATCTACAaagaataaatgaaaagaaatgattCGTTCTGTTGCAACTTTGCTCGGTAGAAACGTTAGAAAAAAAGCATGATTATTTGCACTTTTGCTATTTGATAACAATATCAAAGAAGGGAGACATGATAGCTGAGAAGGATTAGAATGGTGAaggttttgaaaaagaaaatgaaagaaagagttAACTTAATTGAAATCTTGATTTTCATTaactatattatttaaattaatttgaatcttgatttttatttaaatatattattaacaaataaaaagacgaTGTTGCTAAGTTAGAATTGACATGGGTAGGATTTGAGAATTTCTTGATAAATAACCTTCTCAAGTTTCACCTGACCCACAATCCAAGATTTGCTCCAGATCAACCTTGGATAGGGTTCAAAAACCACGGTGAAAAGTAAAAGGAACGTAACAGAGAGACGAGAGTCGTGTGTGTTGCCAGCCATTGAATTGATATTGATGTAAAGCAAAAACTTGGGAATTTCCTCGAAGAATCAATGGGACAATAAGCCAAATAAAGAAGACTTTATTACATATGGAAAATCATGTGATGACGACGACCAAACCACAGGGTAGATAGCGTGGAATTGAATTCCAGTGCCATACAAGTGGGCTGTTTAATACAATTCATGAACGAACACTTTCTCAACTTTTTCATCGTAAAAGACAGCAGTTAATTAAATTGATCTGCTACTACAGCAACAACAATCATAAGATCGAGTGTGTTGATTCGTCTTATAGTATAAAGAGCAGCTTGTACAAAGCCAGTGGTATACAATTTAATTCATAAAGTATTTCAAATGGGTTAAGCAGGTTCTCTGTAGTAGTGATAAAGCTGATCTTCATGGTTTTATTACCAGGGTGGCGGTGCCATTTGTGTTTGGAGGAAGAGAGAATTGCTCCATTGGAATAATTGACAAAGAGATCCAGTGCTTCCTTATGGAGGGCCCAAACCCCCTGTGCAAAGTCAATCCTGGAGCATCCTTTTCTTATCTATGATTGAAGCTCTCGAAGTCAGCTGAGGAAATCTAAACCATCTTTTTTTCAGCAGTCTTCTTAGATGGTTTTACTGGGTTCTTGATACACATGACGAAGAACACGCAATCATTCGTTTATAAACGCCGAGATAGTAAAATGTGTTTCCATAGGAGGAAAACAGCTTGCAGGCACATCGTGGCTGGCAATTTTGACCACTGTAAacagctttcttttcttttgtcttaGCAGGTGGCCCATCGAGCCATCATCAGGTCAAGCGATGAATGAATGCAGCAACCTTCTTCTTGATCATAGCGTGTAATTTTCCACAACCACTAACAAGGCTGACAGCCACTGCATTGTTTTTGGCCGTAGGGAACACGTCGCGCGCGATGACCAGTTCATCTGTCTCTTGTAAAAAGGAAGAGTAAAATGCAAGATTTTTCAAGGTGTTCTTCAGCAGTCCCCAGATCCTGGGGTCAGGGTTTCATCAATCAACCTGTGGGTTCTATTATAATAGCTTGTTGGCAAATTggtctctctgtgtttttttttttttttcctttgacaaTTGGGTTGGGCCGAGACATGCAATGtcttctcttttttcccctttgaAAGTTCGGGCTGGGCGGAGACATGCAATGTCTGTTTCTTTTACTTTGGATCCTTGGGCTGGGCCATCTCAAATCATTTGGAAGCCCATGAATATCATCTTAAATCTCCATATTTCGACCGCATTTGCAAGTCTTTTCATCTCTTTCTATGGCCTCATAAAAGTTAATGATACATAACCTGCTAATTTCAAATCCCAGATCTCTAAGTTTCAGTGTATTATTATCTCagtaaatattatttacttgaaaatatagtaaaataatattttttatattttaaaattttatttttaatattaatacactttacaattacaaaaaaataacttgaaaccaaaaaaaataagataaaaatatatttttaaaatgcaaaaataaacatactCTTAATAGCCATGATCaatgcttttaaatttttttattatgaacgGGTTCAAGTTTGACTAAACTAATGTTTCGTACCGTCCAATAACAAATCTAACACTAATATAATGGGACTGTATGACTAGTAAAGGAACTAATCTACAAAgcataaatgaaaagaaatgattCGTTCTGTTGCAACTTTGCTCGGTAGAAACGTCAGAAAAAAAGCAGAGCTTCGCTGCAAGGACAAAGTTGCAGTcttgttaaattgaaaaaaatctattgcttttttattattttataagtcaatattaaaaattttaaaaaatattttaatatattttcatgtaaaaaatatttacaccgtaatatcatacattcattttatattaaaatacaatattaattaactaattataccattattattaaattgatattattttaatttttattgttttttatttgataagttaatattaaaaattaaaaaaatattttaatatatttttaagtaaaaaacatttacatcataatatcaaacatgcattttatattaaaatacaatattaactagctgattatattattattaaattcaatttggctcaacatcatattattttaatacctcTTTCGGactgaacttttataaaaaaaatatatataattaaagaaacgATTAGTGAAACCTAAATGATTAGacagtcttttttttaataaaaaagaaactatattattttaatttttttaaaagaaatattttgaatgtcataaataaaaacattaagaacCCTATAGAAGATTTGTAGAACGAACTttgaaagatatattaaaaaaaaaagggtgaaaaACCATTTTGTAAAACCTATGACCAAGCCAATGAAATAAGTCGCACTTGAGGGTCTAGTTCAGTGGTCAACCGTATGATTTGTTTCGTCCCCGTCCTGAGTTAGATCTtctatgtgcacgtctgtcacccccgcggtgccttacctgttCACTAGACTTGCAGGATGTTCAGTGAGCCGTggagaatagtcgtggtgcgcgcaagctggcccggacaccccaagataataataaaaaaaaattaagtcacaAGATGCTggtttttcaaatatttcattagttttcaatttttttattcggtttttttggaatattttcaACCTTCCTCTTGTAAAAACCTTCGTGGTGGTCCACAAAGCAAAGCATTTCACTCGTAGCTAGACTCTTTGAATTTTCTACTACCATTAACAAGACTGACACTGATGGCactgtttttcaaatatttcattagcttctttgattgaatgattatagatgttttttaaataatttttgtgttaaaatatatattaataatgtttttatattttataaaaattatttttaacatcagcatatcaaaataatttaaaaatattaaaaatatattaatttaaaataaataaaaaaataaaataaatttaaattcttttaaaacataaaaataaacaacctCTAACAAAACTGATCGGTAGCGCAGTGTCTTCGCCGTAGGGAAGACATTGCATGGAAAGACCATTtcatttatctattttattgtagaaaacaaaaaaattaaaaaatattcacacGCAAAATAATATACcgtaaaacattatttttttctaaatgttcCGGGTTTTCGTATCACAATATAAACTCATTCATATCCAGCCATAAGAAGAGGAATTGGTCACAAAATTTctgatataaaatttaaatgaattatttgtgCGTTTCTCTTGAAaaacaacccaattttttaattttaaattattttaatgtgcggtgtcaaaaataatcattttaataaaaagaatcaatttcaagAAGGGCTATTTATTATAAACATGAAGGGCTAAACTAAACTAACACTAAACTATGAGGGTTTCCTTAAGCTGTTAAAGAAATTAACGGGGGACAATTTTCCCCATCAAGTGTATTGAGGCAATCACAGATTTCAAATCCAGCCTGTGATCGACCTAAAtcagctttaattttttttataaattaaaatgatattattttaattaaaaaaatttatcagtgAATTTTAACTGGCTCAACAACTAGTTAAATCACCCGGAATTTAACTTCCCCTGTTTATTTAAAATCCTTCCAACCTCATACCAGCCTAGTCCCAAGTCGCGCGGTGACTTTGTCTATGGAAAATTATGACATTTGATTGTGATATTGCAAATTGCAGTCCAACGATCTTATTTATAAAGGGCCTCTGACCGTTGTTTTTCGGTACATAATTTCATCGAGGAGTCCAAATGGGTTTAAACAGGTTCTCTTCTTTAGCAGGGACACTGATGATTTATGCTATGGTTTTGTCAGAAAGCTGGTGGTCATGTCACGGGTGTTTAGACGAAGAGAGAAGTGCTCTCTTGCGGATTAAAAGCTCCTTTAATTACCCAAGCGGCACATTCCTTCAATCTTGGGGAAAAGTAGCCGACTGTTGTTCTTGGAAAGGCGTTGACTGCAATTTCACTACAGGACGAGTTGTCGTACTTGATCTACAAGGCATAAGGGAAGAGGGATTGGGAGATTTGTACCTAAATGTCTCTTTGTTTCGTCCCTTCCAAGAACTGCAATCTCTTGATTTAAGTGGAAATTTTATAGCTGGCTGTGTTGAGAATGAAGGTTTATCTCTTATTTGCGTGCTACTGCAAtttcaacaggaaaaaaaaagaatagattcTATATTTTTCAAGCTACTGATTGAAATGCCCATGCAGGTTTTGAAAGACTATCAGGACTTGACAGCTTGGTGTTTCTCGATTTAGGCGTAAACAAATTCGACAACAGCATCCTTTCATCCCTTGGTGGGCTTTCCTCTTTGACAACCCTGTATCTAGATGGTAACCAACTCAAAGGAGCAATTAGTGTTGATGGTAATTAAGCTTGATCACTTcacttctctccttttctttctcaaataaaaccatgttaattactgccctttttttaattgttgtacTTGGTACAATTATATTTGGCCAGAACTGAATAATCTAACAAGCTTGCGGTGGTTGGAGTTTGGTGGCAAtgaaattgaaagctttaaatCCATTCATGGTATGAAAGAGTTGTGAGTTGATTGAGCATTTGTTTTCACACATAAGTACTCCATTATCCTTTCAGGTTACATGAAAGCTTATGGTATTTTTATAGGTACTGGTTACGGGTTACTGAGGTTAAGAAATCTGGAAGAACTTGTTTTGAATGTTAATCGCTTCAATGACAGTGCCTTATCATCCCTCAAGGGTCTTTCATCTCTCAAATCCCTGGATATAGCGTACAACCAACTGAAAGGATCATTCAATGTGACTGGTAACCTCACCTTTTTCGATTCCTAGAAACCAATCTGTGATTTTTGCTGTGAcgtaatattaaatttctgtTTTTCGACAAGCTAGAGCTGGATGCTTTGATCAACTTAGAGGGAGCGGATCTAGCGGGAAACGAGATTGACAAATTTGTGTTATCCAAAGGTATTGATTGCTTTCCACACTGATTGATGGTAGCTTTACCTCTTGATCAACCTAAAATCTCATTAATTGAATTGTATTTTCGAGGATGATTTTGCTCAAGAATAAAAGCTCAGAAggttttaaaacttgttttactTCTGCTGTCCCCTGCAGATACTAGAGGTTTTGGAAATATAAGCTTCATTTCATTATCTAATAGCACCTCAAATGGAAGAGCTCTTCCATTTACAT
The Populus nigra chromosome 3, ddPopNigr1.1, whole genome shotgun sequence genome window above contains:
- the LOC133689456 gene encoding cuscuta receptor 1-like, with product MIINVVVLIQGWRCHGCLEEERVALLQIKHAFGYPNGSFLHSWKRDANCCEWKQVQCNSSTLRVVKIDLSFSRGWELGDWLLNASLFLPFPELNALNLYGNRIAGCLENEGFERLSVLGNLERLELGQNKFNSSIFSSLGGLSSLKCLSLHNNEIEGTISVEGLNNLTNLRNLHIASNHIEGFKSLHGGEDEVLKMSNLEYLDLGGNRFDNSILSSFKGLSSLKNLGLEKNHLKGTFNMKVLFSCNLELEALSNLRKLYLSGNEIDEFVFSEALPSLKNLHKLDLSSSTLDNSSLQTIGRITTLTSLKMNGCRLSGSIPIAEGLCELKHLQSLDISNNSLTGVLPNCLANLTSLKQIDLSSNHFGGDISSSPLITLTSIQELRLSDNNFQIPISLRSFSNHSELKFFFGYNNEICAELEEHNLIPKFQLERLHLSGQAYGGALPFPKFLFYQHNLTEIYFSNMKMRGGVPNWLLENNTNLHELFLVNNSLSGPFQLPIHPHVSLSQLDISDNHLDGHIPTEIGAYFPSLTFLSMSKNHFNGIIPSSFGNMSSLQVLDLSENNISGKLPSCFSSLPLVHVYLSQNKLQGSLEDAFHKSFELITLDLSHNQLTGNISEWIGEFSHMSYLLLGYNNLEGRIPNQLCKLDKLSFIDLSHNKFTGHILPCLRFRSSIWYSNLRIYPDRYLIREPLEITTKSVSYSYPISILNIMSGMDLSCNNLTGEIPPEIGNLNHIHVLNLSNNFLIGPIPQTFSNLSEVESLDLSNNSLTGAIPPGLVQLHSLAVFSVAHNNLSGRTPPNMIPQFSTFNESSYEGNPLLCGPPLSRHCTTQEEEASSLPKRTSTDDIEESGFMDTDVFYVSFVVTYIMMLLVTAAILYINPNWRRAWFYFIKQSINNCYYFFVDNLHMPSWLEVRNLLCRYF